A window from Sphingopyxis alaskensis RB2256 encodes these proteins:
- a CDS encoding arginine N-succinyltransferase, protein MAKLTGGGFTNLPPDKRALRAKLERAEASFASEKEYPSDELYLMVLEDLDSGEVRGTCQIFGQVGQRWPFYSYRIGTDSKHSEQLGRTFHAQVLMLSNDLNGASEVGGLFLHPAARAGGLGLLLARSRYLFIARHRARFADRILAELRGVIDEAGGSPFWDGVAGKFFGMSFQEADQFNAVHGNQFIADLMPKHPVYIAMLPETARAVIGVPHPTGRAAMRMLENEGFAFENYIDIFDGGPTMTARTDQVASIRDAKHVEVTGIAEDGEDALIATGRLADFRCCFGKVDAEGRIDADAARILNVGKGDAISWIGR, encoded by the coding sequence ATGGCGAAACTGACGGGCGGCGGTTTCACCAACCTGCCCCCCGACAAAAGGGCGCTGCGCGCCAAGCTCGAACGCGCCGAAGCGAGCTTTGCATCGGAAAAGGAATATCCCTCCGACGAGCTGTATCTGATGGTGCTCGAGGATCTGGACAGCGGCGAGGTGCGCGGCACCTGCCAGATCTTCGGGCAGGTCGGCCAGCGCTGGCCCTTTTATAGCTATCGCATCGGCACCGACAGCAAGCATAGCGAACAGCTCGGTCGCACCTTTCACGCGCAGGTGCTGATGCTCAGCAACGATTTGAACGGCGCCAGCGAGGTCGGCGGGCTGTTCCTGCACCCGGCGGCGCGCGCCGGCGGGCTGGGCCTGCTGCTCGCGCGCTCGCGCTATCTGTTCATCGCGCGCCACCGCGCGCGTTTCGCCGATCGCATCCTGGCCGAGCTGCGCGGCGTGATCGACGAGGCCGGCGGCTCGCCTTTCTGGGACGGAGTCGCGGGCAAGTTTTTCGGCATGAGCTTTCAGGAAGCCGACCAGTTCAACGCGGTCCACGGCAACCAGTTCATCGCCGACCTGATGCCCAAGCATCCGGTCTATATCGCGATGCTGCCCGAAACCGCGCGCGCAGTGATCGGCGTCCCCCACCCAACGGGACGCGCCGCGATGCGGATGCTGGAAAATGAAGGTTTCGCCTTTGAAAATTACATCGACATCTTCGACGGCGGCCCGACGATGACCGCGCGCACCGATCAGGTGGCGAGCATCCGCGACGCAAAGCATGTCGAGGTGACGGGCATCGCCGAAGATGGCGAGGATGCGCTGATCGCAACAGGGCGGCTCGCCGATTTCCGCTGCTGTTTCGGCAAGGTCGATGCCGAGGGCCGGATCGACGCCGACGCCGCGCGGATATTGAATGTCGGCAAGGGCGACGCAATCAGCTGGATCGGACGTTAG
- a CDS encoding N-succinylarginine dihydrolase, whose protein sequence is MLTEINFDGIIGPTHNYAGLSRGNIASASHAGDVSQPRAAALQGIDKMRHNLVLGLPQGFFVPLDRPDAPWLAALGTSVEKAEGHLRAQAWSASSMWAANAATVSPAPDSADGKCHLTVANLVTMPHRSHEWPGTLAQLRLAFAHPAFSVHPPVPAPFGDEGAANHMRLCSGHDRVGVEIFVYGVAGGRFPARQHLDASKAIARRHRLDPARTLFIRQSDTAIQGGAFHNDVVAVANEHVLFTHETAFEDREAAHAEIRAAFPAVEIVEVPASAVSLAHAIKSYLFNAQLVTLPEGGMGLVLPTEAHETPAVWNWLEAMIVGNGPIRRLFPVDVRQSMANGGGPACLRLRVVADPATVDPRFLADEAKLDRIAGVVAKHWPEAIAPADLASTTLLHDVRRARLALLDALDLSELG, encoded by the coding sequence ATGCTGACCGAAATCAATTTCGACGGGATCATCGGCCCGACACACAATTATGCGGGACTGAGCCGCGGCAACATCGCGTCGGCGAGCCACGCCGGCGACGTGTCGCAGCCGCGCGCTGCCGCGCTGCAGGGCATCGACAAGATGCGCCACAATCTCGTGCTCGGTCTGCCGCAGGGTTTCTTCGTGCCGCTCGACCGCCCCGATGCGCCATGGCTAGCGGCGCTCGGCACGAGCGTCGAGAAGGCCGAGGGCCATTTGCGCGCGCAGGCCTGGTCGGCGTCGTCGATGTGGGCCGCGAACGCCGCGACCGTCTCGCCCGCGCCCGACAGCGCCGACGGCAAATGCCATCTGACGGTCGCCAACCTCGTCACCATGCCGCACCGCAGCCACGAATGGCCGGGAACGCTGGCGCAGCTCCGCCTTGCCTTTGCGCATCCCGCCTTTTCCGTCCATCCACCCGTTCCCGCTCCCTTCGGCGACGAAGGCGCGGCAAACCATATGCGGCTGTGCAGCGGCCACGATAGGGTCGGCGTCGAAATCTTCGTCTATGGCGTCGCCGGGGGGCGCTTTCCGGCGCGCCAGCATCTCGACGCCTCGAAGGCCATTGCGCGGCGCCACCGGCTCGACCCGGCGCGCACGCTCTTCATTCGCCAGTCGGACACCGCGATCCAGGGCGGCGCTTTCCATAACGATGTCGTCGCCGTGGCGAACGAGCATGTGCTGTTCACGCACGAAACCGCATTCGAGGATCGCGAAGCCGCGCATGCCGAAATCCGCGCGGCCTTTCCCGCGGTCGAAATCGTCGAGGTGCCCGCCAGCGCGGTGAGCCTGGCGCACGCGATCAAATCCTATCTGTTCAACGCGCAGCTCGTCACCCTGCCCGAAGGCGGCATGGGGCTGGTCCTGCCGACCGAGGCACACGAAACGCCCGCAGTATGGAACTGGCTGGAGGCGATGATCGTCGGCAACGGCCCGATCCGCCGTCTGTTTCCTGTCGATGTGCGGCAGTCGATGGCGAACGGCGGCGGCCCGGCATGCCTGCGGCTGCGCGTCGTTGCCGATCCCGCGACCGTCGATCCACGCTTCCTCGCCGACGAGGCGAAGCTCGACCGGATCGCCGGGGTGGTTGCGAAACATTGGCCCGAAGCTATCGCGCCCGCCGATCTCGCCTCGACCACGCTGCTCCATGACGTGCGCAGGGCGCGCCTCGCGCTGCTCGACGCGCTCGACCTTTCCGAACTCGGCTGA